One genomic segment of Primulina tabacum isolate GXHZ01 chromosome 9, ASM2559414v2, whole genome shotgun sequence includes these proteins:
- the LOC142555942 gene encoding floral homeotic protein AGAMOUS-like isoform X1, which translates to MEFHNDQARDLSPQRKIARGKIEIKRIENTTNRQVTFCKRRNGLLKKAYELSVLCDAEVALIVFSNRGRLYEYSNNSVKTTIERYKKASSDSSNHGSVAEANTQYYQQEASKLRAQISNLQNHNRNMIGESLGGLTLRELKNLETKVERGISRIRSKKNELLFSEIEYMQKRQEVDLHHNNQYLRAKIAETERAQQQHMNLLPASAPDYDQLVPPQTFDARSYLQVNELQQNNDHYPRQDPPSLQLV; encoded by the exons ATGGAATTCCACAATGACCAAGCAAGGGATTTGTCTCCCCAGAGGAAGATTGCGAGGGGGAAGATCGAGATCAAGCGGATCGAAAACACGACAAATCGGCAGGTGACCTTCTGTAAACGCCGCAACGGTCTGCTGAAGAAGGCCTATGAACTATCGGTGCTTTGTGATGCTGAGGTTGCTCTGATTGTCTTCTCCAACCGAGGCCGTCTCTACGAGTATTCAAACAACAG TGTGAAAACGACCATCGAAAGGTACAAGAAAGCATCCTCAGATTCCTCAAACCATGGGTCTGTTGCTGAAGCCAACACTCAGTATTACCAGCAAGAAGCGTCAAAACTACGTGCACAGATCAGTAATTTGCAGAACCATAACAG GAACATGATTGGTGAGTCTTTAGGAGGTTTAACCCTGAGGGAGCTCAAGAATCTGGAGACTAAGGTTGAAAGAGGCATTAGCAGAATTCGATCCAAAAAG AATGAGCTGCTTTTTTCTGAAATTGAATACATGCAGAAGAGG CAGGAGGTCGACTTACATCACAATAACCAGTACCTTCGAGCAAAG ATAGCTGAAACTGAGAGAGCCCAACAACAGCACATGAATTTGTTGCCTGCAAGTGCTCCTGATTATGATCAACTCGTTCCGCCCCAGACATTTGATGCTCGAAGCTACCTTCAAGTCAATGAGTTGCAACAAAATAATGATCATTACCCTCGTCAAGACCCACCATCTCTGCAGTTAGT CTGA
- the LOC142555944 gene encoding protopine O-dealkylase-like gives MGFSVQEMVKEPISEIPTRFLVDQEPCNVPDSSDSGGSSSVIPVVDLSSLLCAETKNFELERFHSTCKEWGIFQLVNHGVDCSLVEKLKHEIQEFYKLPVEERLSYKVRDGDFEGYGNTIILSEGHKVDWADRLYIITNPINRRKSHLFPQLPSPLRETIESYISELQKLSMAIFGLIAEALKIEYTEMENMFENGMQAVRMTYYPPCPEPNKVIGLTPHSDASGVTILLQVNGVEGFQVKKDGVWLPVRFLPNAFVVNLGDVSEILSNGLYKSIEHRAIVNSEKERISFAMFFNPKFEAEVGPSPSVVRVDQPPLYRRMIMEQYVKDFFSQRLNGKTFLQYMKARRN, from the exons ATGGGTTTCAGTGTTCAAGAAATGGTTAAAGAGCCCATTTCGGAGATCCCCACGCGTTTCCTCGTCGACCAAGAACCTTGTAACGTTCCAGATTCGTCGGACAGCGGGGGTTCTTCCTCGGTAATCCCTGTAGTCGATTTGAGCAGCCTGCTTTGTGCAGAGACCAAGAATTTCGAACTCGAGAGGTTCCACTCGACCTGCAAAGAATGGGGAATCTTCCAG TTGGTGAACCATGGTGTGGACTGTTCACTGGTGGAGAAGCTAAAGCACGAGATTCAAGAGTTTTACAAACTTCCGGTGGAGGAAAGGTTGAGCTATAAGGTAAGAGACGGGGATTTTGAGGGGTATGGGAACACTATCATTTTATCTGAGGGACACAAGGTTGATTGGGCAGACAGATTATACATCATCACCAACCCCATTAATAGAAGGAAATCTCATCTCTTTCCTCAGCTTCCTTCACCCCTCAG GGAGACAATAGAGAGTTACATATCAGAATTACAAAAACTTTCCATGGCCATATTTGGATTGATAGCAGAAGCCCTGAAAATCGAGTACACAGAAATGGAGAACATGTTTGAAAATGGAATGCAAGCAGTGAGAATGACTTACTATCCGCCATGTCCGGAGCCTAACAAGGTCATCGGGCTGACGCCACACTCGGACGCCAGCGGAGTCACTATTCTCCTTCAAGTCAATGGTGTGGAGGGATTCCAAGTTAAAAAGGATGGAGTTTGGTTGCCTGTCCGGTTCCTTCCAAATGCCTTTGTTGTTAATTTAGGAGACGTATCCGAG ATATTAAGCAATGGTTTATACAAGAGCATCGAGCATCGAGCAATAGTGAACTCGGAAAAAGAGAGGATCTCGTTTGCCATGTTCTTCAACCCAAAATTCGAAGCAGAAGTAGGGCCGTCGCCTTCCGTCGTACGAGTCGATCAGCCCCCGTTGTATAGGCGCATGATCATGGAGCAATACGTTAAAGATTTCTTTTCACAGAGGCTCAATGGAAAAACATTCCTCCAATACATGAAAGCACGGAGGAATTAA
- the LOC142555942 gene encoding floral homeotic protein AGAMOUS-like isoform X3 — protein sequence MEFHNDQARDLSPQRKIARGKIEIKRIENTTNRQVTFCKRRNGLLKKAYELSVLCDAEVALIVFSNRGRLYEYSNNSVKTTIERYKKASSDSSNHGSVAEANTQYYQQEASKLRAQISNLQNHNRNMIGESLGGLTLRELKNLETKVERGISRIRSKKNELLFSEIEYMQKREVDLHHNNQYLRAKIAETERAQQQHMNLLPASAPDYDQLVPPQTFDARSYLQVNELQQNNDHYPRQDPPSLQLV from the exons ATGGAATTCCACAATGACCAAGCAAGGGATTTGTCTCCCCAGAGGAAGATTGCGAGGGGGAAGATCGAGATCAAGCGGATCGAAAACACGACAAATCGGCAGGTGACCTTCTGTAAACGCCGCAACGGTCTGCTGAAGAAGGCCTATGAACTATCGGTGCTTTGTGATGCTGAGGTTGCTCTGATTGTCTTCTCCAACCGAGGCCGTCTCTACGAGTATTCAAACAACAG TGTGAAAACGACCATCGAAAGGTACAAGAAAGCATCCTCAGATTCCTCAAACCATGGGTCTGTTGCTGAAGCCAACACTCAGTATTACCAGCAAGAAGCGTCAAAACTACGTGCACAGATCAGTAATTTGCAGAACCATAACAG GAACATGATTGGTGAGTCTTTAGGAGGTTTAACCCTGAGGGAGCTCAAGAATCTGGAGACTAAGGTTGAAAGAGGCATTAGCAGAATTCGATCCAAAAAG AATGAGCTGCTTTTTTCTGAAATTGAATACATGCAGAAGAGG GAGGTCGACTTACATCACAATAACCAGTACCTTCGAGCAAAG ATAGCTGAAACTGAGAGAGCCCAACAACAGCACATGAATTTGTTGCCTGCAAGTGCTCCTGATTATGATCAACTCGTTCCGCCCCAGACATTTGATGCTCGAAGCTACCTTCAAGTCAATGAGTTGCAACAAAATAATGATCATTACCCTCGTCAAGACCCACCATCTCTGCAGTTAGTGTAA
- the LOC142555942 gene encoding floral homeotic protein AGAMOUS-like isoform X2: protein MEFHNDQARDLSPQRKIARGKIEIKRIENTTNRQVTFCKRRNGLLKKAYELSVLCDAEVALIVFSNRGRLYEYSNNSVKTTIERYKKASSDSSNHGSVAEANTQYYQQEASKLRAQISNLQNHNRNMIGESLGGLTLRELKNLETKVERGISRIRSKKNELLFSEIEYMQKREVDLHHNNQYLRAKIAETERAQQQHMNLLPASAPDYDQLVPPQTFDARSYLQVNELQQNNDHYPRQDPPSLQLV from the exons ATGGAATTCCACAATGACCAAGCAAGGGATTTGTCTCCCCAGAGGAAGATTGCGAGGGGGAAGATCGAGATCAAGCGGATCGAAAACACGACAAATCGGCAGGTGACCTTCTGTAAACGCCGCAACGGTCTGCTGAAGAAGGCCTATGAACTATCGGTGCTTTGTGATGCTGAGGTTGCTCTGATTGTCTTCTCCAACCGAGGCCGTCTCTACGAGTATTCAAACAACAG TGTGAAAACGACCATCGAAAGGTACAAGAAAGCATCCTCAGATTCCTCAAACCATGGGTCTGTTGCTGAAGCCAACACTCAGTATTACCAGCAAGAAGCGTCAAAACTACGTGCACAGATCAGTAATTTGCAGAACCATAACAG GAACATGATTGGTGAGTCTTTAGGAGGTTTAACCCTGAGGGAGCTCAAGAATCTGGAGACTAAGGTTGAAAGAGGCATTAGCAGAATTCGATCCAAAAAG AATGAGCTGCTTTTTTCTGAAATTGAATACATGCAGAAGAGG GAGGTCGACTTACATCACAATAACCAGTACCTTCGAGCAAAG ATAGCTGAAACTGAGAGAGCCCAACAACAGCACATGAATTTGTTGCCTGCAAGTGCTCCTGATTATGATCAACTCGTTCCGCCCCAGACATTTGATGCTCGAAGCTACCTTCAAGTCAATGAGTTGCAACAAAATAATGATCATTACCCTCGTCAAGACCCACCATCTCTGCAGTTAGT CTGA
- the LOC142555943 gene encoding transcription factor GTE12-like isoform X2, with the protein MTALDNSVKSRLKFKITSKGIRDESNVKPCQNIIKFVVTNGHKSGHRVTVVKDKLSDLDNSVRSCTPVDCNKRRADTRLDGQRVKRQKMDCNVKQQCTNILKTLMIHRFGCHFRKPVDPVELNIPDYLSIITKPMDLGTIKRKLEGESYYRAEDFAADVRLTFSNAMLYNPPGNCFHSFAKELDGIFNKSWKLIEAKLKSESRNVENFFVDERNGQASDWTANDNGLDAPKIGLNKVSSLVNVVAKRPMSLEEKQKLRFEFLELSSREMTGNLRAVFQKFGLTINEERIASFFDAAEDETLWKLKKAVKSFQDTRVDEVKPAKMEKSGRLILNKATVKAKCSACATLPCHCRRLKVASALSISNEITLERLSELDSYDQPDGEVKYPVESHSCKLNPGFGGSSPHGHVSTPASADVCGEGWTSLNFQMSPKKALRAAMLKTRFADTIFRATHQTLLDHGEKSDPVRMQQEKERMERQQREEKTRIEAEIKAVEEASRMRREKEREAARMAMQKMEKTVEINENQEFLNYLEMLSRDSPSDFVDGEGSEGSLGISRHSGNFLERLGLYIKDDYWGEEDEILSGEEGEILS; encoded by the exons ATGACAGCTCTGGATAACTCGGTCAAAAGCAGATTGAAGTTTAAAATAACTTCCAAAGGAATAAGGGATGAATCAAATGTGAAACCATGCCAAAACATCATTAAGTTTGTGGTAACCAATGGACACAAAAGTGGCCACCGAGTTACTGTGGTCAAAGATAAGCTATCGGACTTGGATAATTCAGTGAGATCATGTACGCCGGTAGACTGTAATAAGCGAAGGGCTGACACACGTCTTGATGGTCAAAGGGTGAAAAGGCAGAAGATGGACTGTAATGTGAAGCAGCAGTGTACTAACATTTTGAAAACATTGATGATTCATCGATTCGGATGTCATTTTAGAAAACCGGTTGATCCAGTGGAATTGAATATACCTGATTATTTATCCATAATCACGAAGCCTATGGATTTGGGAACGATAAAGCGCAAACTAGAGGGTGAATCATACTATCGAGCAGAGGACTTTGCTGCTGATGTTAGGTTGACCTTTTCCAATGCAATGTTGTATAATCCTCCTGGGAACTGTTTCCATTCATTCGCGAAAGAATTAGATGGAATTTTTAACAAGAGTTGGAAACTAATAGAGGCCAAATTAAAGAGTGAGAGCAGGAATGTTGAAAACTTTTTTGTTGATGAAAGAAATGGCCAAGCTTCTGACTGGACAGCGAACGATAATGGGCTAGACGCACCCAAAATCGGCCTCAACAAAGTTTCTTCACTTGTTAATGTTGTCGCCAAAAGGCCTATGTCATTGGAGGAAAAGCAAAAGCTTAGATTTGAGTTTCTGGAGTTATCAAGCAGAGAGATGACCGGAAATTTGAGAGCTGTGTTCCAAAAATTTGGTTTGACAATAAATGAAGAAAGGATTGCTTCCTTTTTTGATGCAGCTGAGGATGAAACTTTATGGAAGTTGAAAAAAGCTGTAAAATCTTTTCAGGATACAAGAGTTGATGAG GTCAAACCTGCCAAAATGGAAAAAAGTGGGCGCCTAATACTGAATAAAGCTACCGTGAAAG CCAAATGTTCTGCATGTGCTACCTTGCCATGCCATTGCAGGCGGCTTAAAGTAGCTTCAGCTCTGTCTATTTCTAATG AGATAACGTTGGAAAGATTATCGGAACTTGATAGTTATGATCAACCT GATGGCGAGGTGAAATATCCCGTGGAATCTCACTCGTGCAAACTAAACCCAGGTTTTGGTG GAAGCAGCCCCCACGGCCACGTCTCAACCCCTGCTTCAGCTGATGTTTGTGGTGAAG GATGGACGTCATTAAATTTCCAAATGTCTCCAAAGAAGGCTTTGCGTGCTGCAATGCTAAAAACTCGCTTTGCCGATACGATCTTCCGGGCTACGCATCAGACTCTACTAGATCAT GGTGAGAAGTCAGATCCTGTAAGGATGCAACAGGAAAAAGAGAGAATGGAAAGGCAACAGCGTGAAG AGAAGACCAGAATTGAAGCTGAAATCAAAGCAGTTGAAGAAGCATCAAGAATGAGACGGGAGAAAGAAAGAGAAGCTGCTAGGATGGCAATGCAAaag ATGGAAAAAACGGTTGAAATAAATGAAAATCAAGAGTTTTTGAATTACCTAGAGATGTTAAGCCGTGATTCCCCATCTGATTTTGTCGATGGAGAGGGGTCCGAGGGATCATTGGGAATCAGTCGTCACTCTGGAAACTTTCTGGAGCGTCTTGGCTTGTACATAAAGGATGATTATTGGGGAGAAGAAGATGAAATTTTGAGCGGGGAGGAGGGGGAGATTCTCTCGTAG
- the LOC142555943 gene encoding transcription factor GTE12-like isoform X1 produces MTALDNSVKSRLKFKITSKGIRDESNVKPCQNIIKFVVTNGHKSGHRVTVVKDKLSDLDNSVRSCTPVDCNKRRADTRLDGQRVKRQKMDCNVKQQCTNILKTLMIHRFGCHFRKPVDPVELNIPDYLSIITKPMDLGTIKRKLEGESYYRAEDFAADVRLTFSNAMLYNPPGNCFHSFAKELDGIFNKSWKLIEAKLKSESRNVENFFVDERNGQASDWTANDNGLDAPKIGLNKVSSLVNVVAKRPMSLEEKQKLRFEFLELSSREMTGNLRAVFQKFGLTINEERIASFFDAAEDETLWKLKKAVKSFQDTRVDEQVKPAKMEKSGRLILNKATVKAKCSACATLPCHCRRLKVASALSISNEITLERLSELDSYDQPDGEVKYPVESHSCKLNPGFGGSSPHGHVSTPASADVCGEGWTSLNFQMSPKKALRAAMLKTRFADTIFRATHQTLLDHGEKSDPVRMQQEKERMERQQREEKTRIEAEIKAVEEASRMRREKEREAARMAMQKMEKTVEINENQEFLNYLEMLSRDSPSDFVDGEGSEGSLGISRHSGNFLERLGLYIKDDYWGEEDEILSGEEGEILS; encoded by the exons ATGACAGCTCTGGATAACTCGGTCAAAAGCAGATTGAAGTTTAAAATAACTTCCAAAGGAATAAGGGATGAATCAAATGTGAAACCATGCCAAAACATCATTAAGTTTGTGGTAACCAATGGACACAAAAGTGGCCACCGAGTTACTGTGGTCAAAGATAAGCTATCGGACTTGGATAATTCAGTGAGATCATGTACGCCGGTAGACTGTAATAAGCGAAGGGCTGACACACGTCTTGATGGTCAAAGGGTGAAAAGGCAGAAGATGGACTGTAATGTGAAGCAGCAGTGTACTAACATTTTGAAAACATTGATGATTCATCGATTCGGATGTCATTTTAGAAAACCGGTTGATCCAGTGGAATTGAATATACCTGATTATTTATCCATAATCACGAAGCCTATGGATTTGGGAACGATAAAGCGCAAACTAGAGGGTGAATCATACTATCGAGCAGAGGACTTTGCTGCTGATGTTAGGTTGACCTTTTCCAATGCAATGTTGTATAATCCTCCTGGGAACTGTTTCCATTCATTCGCGAAAGAATTAGATGGAATTTTTAACAAGAGTTGGAAACTAATAGAGGCCAAATTAAAGAGTGAGAGCAGGAATGTTGAAAACTTTTTTGTTGATGAAAGAAATGGCCAAGCTTCTGACTGGACAGCGAACGATAATGGGCTAGACGCACCCAAAATCGGCCTCAACAAAGTTTCTTCACTTGTTAATGTTGTCGCCAAAAGGCCTATGTCATTGGAGGAAAAGCAAAAGCTTAGATTTGAGTTTCTGGAGTTATCAAGCAGAGAGATGACCGGAAATTTGAGAGCTGTGTTCCAAAAATTTGGTTTGACAATAAATGAAGAAAGGATTGCTTCCTTTTTTGATGCAGCTGAGGATGAAACTTTATGGAAGTTGAAAAAAGCTGTAAAATCTTTTCAGGATACAAGAGTTGATGAG CAGGTCAAACCTGCCAAAATGGAAAAAAGTGGGCGCCTAATACTGAATAAAGCTACCGTGAAAG CCAAATGTTCTGCATGTGCTACCTTGCCATGCCATTGCAGGCGGCTTAAAGTAGCTTCAGCTCTGTCTATTTCTAATG AGATAACGTTGGAAAGATTATCGGAACTTGATAGTTATGATCAACCT GATGGCGAGGTGAAATATCCCGTGGAATCTCACTCGTGCAAACTAAACCCAGGTTTTGGTG GAAGCAGCCCCCACGGCCACGTCTCAACCCCTGCTTCAGCTGATGTTTGTGGTGAAG GATGGACGTCATTAAATTTCCAAATGTCTCCAAAGAAGGCTTTGCGTGCTGCAATGCTAAAAACTCGCTTTGCCGATACGATCTTCCGGGCTACGCATCAGACTCTACTAGATCAT GGTGAGAAGTCAGATCCTGTAAGGATGCAACAGGAAAAAGAGAGAATGGAAAGGCAACAGCGTGAAG AGAAGACCAGAATTGAAGCTGAAATCAAAGCAGTTGAAGAAGCATCAAGAATGAGACGGGAGAAAGAAAGAGAAGCTGCTAGGATGGCAATGCAAaag ATGGAAAAAACGGTTGAAATAAATGAAAATCAAGAGTTTTTGAATTACCTAGAGATGTTAAGCCGTGATTCCCCATCTGATTTTGTCGATGGAGAGGGGTCCGAGGGATCATTGGGAATCAGTCGTCACTCTGGAAACTTTCTGGAGCGTCTTGGCTTGTACATAAAGGATGATTATTGGGGAGAAGAAGATGAAATTTTGAGCGGGGAGGAGGGGGAGATTCTCTCGTAG